The Nitrospira sp. SG-bin1 sequence GTCTCCTCCGTCATGTTTCCCCTGCGTGATGTCTAAACCGAATTGACTCTGCATGACCTCGGTCAACCCCTTGACATCCCACTCTTCCGGGTACTGATCAGGCGGGCAATAGACATTGAGGGTCGATTCCACCGAGTCGGCCATCATGTCATGGAGGTCGTTGGTCAAATTGTCTCCGTTCAACACGGCTCGGCGGTGTCGATAGATCACTTCGCGCTGCTTGTTCATCACGTCGTCGTACTCGAGCAGCTGCTTGCGGATTTCAAAGTTATGCGCCTCGACCTTCTTTTGAGCGTTCGCAATCGCACGAGTCACCATGCCGTGTTCGATGGGGACGCCTTCTTCCATGCCGAGCTTGAGCATCAGTTGCGATACCCGTTCCGACGCGAAGATCCGCATCAAGTCGTCTTCCAACGACAGGTAGAACCTCGACGTTCCCGGGTCGCCTTGGCGGCCGGCCCGTCCGCGAAGCTGGTTGTCGATGCGGCGGCTCTCATGTCGCTCCGTGCCGAGAATGTGGAGACCGCCCAGCGCGACGACTTCCTGTTTGTTCTTATCGCAATCGGACCGAATGCCCTCATAGATCTCGAGCTTGCGGCTCTCCGGAAGATTTTCTTCCCGGTAGAGCACCTGCTTGTACATGAATTCCGGGTTACCGCCCAGCAGAATGTCGGTACCGCGCCCTGCCATGTTCGTCGCGATCGTGACGGCGCCTTTGCGTCCGGCTTGCGCGACGATTTCGGCTTCCCGCTCATGCTGTTTGGCGTTGAGGACGTTATGCTTGATGCCGTTTCGGCTCAACATGCCGGCCAGCTTTTCGGATTTCTCGATCGAGATGGTTCCGACCAGCACCGGCTGGCCGCGCTCATGGCACTCCTTGATCTCCTCGACGATGGCGGCGAACTTTTCTTTCTCCGTTCGATAGACCACATCGGCATAGTCCTGCCGAATCATTTGGCGGTTGGTCGGCACGACGTTGACGTCGAGGTTATAGATCTTGGCGAACTCGGCGGCTTCCGTGTCCGCGGTGCCGGTCATGCCGCTGAGCTTCTTGTACATCCGGAAATAATTCTGGAAGGTCACGGACGCGAGGGTCTGATTCTCATTGGCGATTTTCACGCCCTCTTTGGCCTCGACGGCCTGATGCAATCCGTCGCTCCACCGGCGGCCCGGCATCAAGCGTCCAGTAAACTCGTCCACGATGATGACCTCGCCGTCTTTCACGACGTAGTCCACGTCCCGTTTGTAGAGGGTATAGGCTTGCAAGGCTTTTACCACGTGGTGGACCAGGTCCATGTGCGCCGGATCGTAAAGGTTGTCCACGCCGAGCAGTTTTTCCACGCGTGCGTTGCCGTCCTCGGTGAGCGCGGCCGTCTTGGTCTTTTCTTCGATGGTGTAGTCTGTTTCGGCTTTCAGCTGAGGGATGATCGCGTTGATCCGG is a genomic window containing:
- a CDS encoding preprotein translocase subunit SecA gives rise to the protein GTNNEYGFDYLRDNLVVTDLNQCVQRELNFAIVDEVDSILIDEARTPLIISGPTDQTTDLYYRINAIIPQLKAETDYTIEEKTKTAALTEDGNARVEKLLGVDNLYDPAHMDLVHHVVKALQAYTLYKRDVDYVVKDGEVIIVDEFTGRLMPGRRWSDGLHQAVEAKEGVKIANENQTLASVTFQNYFRMYKKLSGMTGTADTEAAEFAKIYNLDVNVVPTNRQMIRQDYADVVYRTEKEKFAAIVEEIKECHERGQPVLVGTISIEKSEKLAGMLSRNGIKHNVLNAKQHEREAEIVAQAGRKGAVTIATNMAGRGTDILLGGNPEFMYKQVLYREENLPESRKLEIYEGIRSDCDKNKQEVVALGGLHILGTERHESRRIDNQLRGRAGRQGDPGTSRFYLSLEDDLMRIFASERVSQLMLKLGMEEGVPIEHGMVTRAIANAQKKVEAHNFEIRKQLLEYDDVMNKQREVIYRHRRAVLNGDNLTNDLHDMMADSVESTLNVYCPPDQYPEEWDVKGLTEVMQSQFGLDITQGKHDGGDSLRDVGRDALLEDLKTQVREAYAKKEAELGPELMRFLEKTFMLQVIDHHWKDHLLGMDHLRDGIGLRGYGQKDPLIEYKREGFDLFAGMMERIKSDTLDRLFHVQAVRHEGGQPTPPPQPVLSRPQPKLTLNRGDEPVAAPAPAQRADNKVGRNDPCPCGSGKKYKKCHGA